A genomic window from Lycium barbarum isolate Lr01 chromosome 4, ASM1917538v2, whole genome shotgun sequence includes:
- the LOC132635783 gene encoding protein NRT1/ PTR FAMILY 1.2-like has protein sequence MAITEEEENLINHLPKCYTKGGLKTMPFIIVFLLGSSLYIKVNASESLFTGFFEVLVAAVRKRNTNLHSVNHENYYHQSSDSEIQAWTNNFRYKLAQLKILKEIEINPDGFASNPWRLCSVEQVVSLKSLLRVVPMWSSNIMVQLSLNQFSFSTLQTKTMDRHIFSDFEIPAGSFSVFISTLIIWIDFYGRAFVPMMGRHTRQPGGLVLSSAAMTLSAITEGIRRHIANYASVNMLAMWFMPQYVLLGLADAFNAI, from the exons ATGGCaattactgaggaagaagagaaCTTGATAAATCATTTGCCAAAATGTTATACAAAGGGTGGTCTCAAAACAATGCCTTTCATCATAG TCTTCCTTTTAGGTTCTTCTCTGTATATCAAAGTTAATGCGAGTGAAAGCTTGTTCACTGGATTCTTTGAAGTACTTGTTGCGGCTGTTAGAAAAAGAAATACCAATCTTCACTCTGTTAACCATGAAAATTATTATCATCAATCGTCCGATTCTGAGATTCAAGCCTGGACAAACAACTTCAG ATATAAGCTTGCACAATTGAAGATCCTGAAAGAGATAGAAATAAATCCTGATGGATTCGCTTCAAATCCATGGAGACTCTGTAGTGTAGAACAAGTAGTATCTTTGAAGTCTCTTCTTAGAGTTGTTCCCATGTGGTCCAGCAACATTATGGTTCAGTTGAGCTTAAACCAATTTTCGTTTTCCACACTTCAAACAAAGACAATGGATAGACATATCTTTTCGGATTTTGAAATACCAGCCGGATCTTTTTCTGTCTTTATAAGCACACTAATAATATGGATTGACTTCTATGGTCGTGCTTTCGTGCCAATGATGGGAAGACATACAAGACAGCCAGGAGGCTTAGTTCTCTCTTCTGCAGCAATGACACTTTCAGCTATAACAGAAGGCATAAGGCGGCACATAGCAAATTATGCATCAGTAAACATGTTGGCTATGTGGTTCATGCCACAGTACGTGCTTCTTGGACTAGCTGACGCTTTCAACGCAATCTGA